The Flavobacteriales bacterium genome contains the following window.
TGCCACAACCAATGACGAGCAACAAATACAGCCACCAAGTCTTACGGCGTGCCATCAACGGGAACTTCATCGAGCCGCTAACATCCGGAAATGCAAGGCACGCGACGCGCTCATCCGTTCCTTGCCGGGACCGGACCTGGGCAATATCAAACACATCCGGCCACCGTCGGTCGTCACCCGTGCCGACCTCAAGACTGCTGCTCCGTCCCGATCTGTGCTTGGTACTTCTTGCGTGCTTCGATGTGTGCGCTCCAGAAACCCGGAGCCGTGCTCCCGTTCAGGTGAGCAACAAGAATATCCAAGTGCGTATGCCAACCACCGGACACCCCCAAGAGATCGTTCTTGCTGGGCAGCCGCTCGTGAGTGAGCACTAAGAGGATGTCGTTGCCCTGTTCGTTCAGTTCAATGATCACTTCGGAGAGGCGCGCTGGATCGGCGCCCCAGGTGAAGCCAAGCAAACGGGGCGGATCGCACCGCGTGACCGTTGCGTCCATGCTGTGGCCGTTCTCGTAGCGCTTGAACTCTTCTGGCACGGGTTCCTGCTGCGCATCGAGGTTGCTGTGAAGCCAAGTGAGACGTGCTGCACCGCCTACTCGCGGCTCCAGCGGGCCGCTGGCGAGCCACTTGGCGCGCTTCTCCGGCTCGATGAGGTAGGACCACACGCGTTCGATGGGACCTGGAAGAATGCGTTCGAAGCGGACGGTGTCCGTTGAGGTGTATGTGCCGAGGTTGCTCATGATGCGTTGTGTTGTGTTCAGCGTTGGTTGTTGTCTTCTTCCCGGAGCAGCTTCTCCAAGGTGTCGAGACGGGAGGACCAGAAGGTGCGCGTGCTCTCGATCCATTGGGCAGCCGCGTCCAAGGGCTCCGGGCGATAGCTGAGGTAGTGGTCGCGGCCCTCTTTCCGGCGCTGCACCAGCTTGGCGCGTTCAAGCACAAGGATGTGCTTGCTGACGGCGTTCAACGACATGCTGAACGGCTTGGCGACTTCCGTGACGCGTGCCTCGCCCGCGGAAAGGCGTTGCAGGATGGCACGTCGCGTGGGATCCGCCAGTGCCAGCAGCGTGCGGTCAAGCGTTCGTGGGGTGGACATGGCCGATGGTATCCATATGTGAGCGTTGCGTGGTGTCCGGCAGGCCCATGCCCTCCGTGATGAACTGGAGGAGGCTGGTGCCGATGAAGTAGTCCCAGCCCTTCTCGCATTGCTCGAAGCATTCGACCTGAGGTGTGAGGCCGATGTGGGTGAAGGTGAGATCCGAGCCTTTCGGAGTGGCCACGATGTCGAAGACGATGGTGGTGCCCTTCCATTCTTCCACGTCCTTGAGCCAAGGCAAGTGGCTCTCGGTAACCACCCATGCGATGCGCTTGGCAGGCTCTGCTTCGGTGATGTGCTGTTTGGTGAGATGGACATCACCGAACTGGACGGTGAACTCGTCCCCTACCGCGCGGGTGCCGCCATCCACGTTGATGGTCCACCAAGCGGCGACGTTGCCAATGGCGTCGAAGACCTCTTGAGGCGTGCGGCCCAGCGAGAGCGTGCGGGTGTAGTTGCGGGGAGTCATGGGGGCAAATTTATTCAACCTTTTGGTTGAATGTTTGATCAAGGAGCGACAGTGCTAAAAAAAGCGCTGGTCCCCCGCGGCTCGGCCACGGCATATCTTCCGGCTCAGGTCGAATGAGCTCCTGGATCACGATAGCCACCTTCAGGAATGCGCAGGACTGCGTCGTCCTCAAGGCCAAGCTGGAGAGCACCGGAATACCGGTCCATATCCTCGACGAGCACGCGTCCCTCTATATCCGCCGTGCAACCGCAAAGCTGCAAGTGCGCACACCGGATGTGCGCCGAGCGTGCGCCATGCTGGGCGTGCCCGTGCCGATCAGCAAGCCAGAGGATGCG
Protein-coding sequences here:
- a CDS encoding SRPBCC family protein, giving the protein MSNLGTYTSTDTVRFERILPGPIERVWSYLIEPEKRAKWLASGPLEPRVGGAARLTWLHSNLDAQQEPVPEEFKRYENGHSMDATVTRCDPPRLLGFTWGADPARLSEVIIELNEQGNDILLVLTHERLPSKNDLLGVSGGWHTHLDILVAHLNGSTAPGFWSAHIEARKKYQAQIGTEQQS
- a CDS encoding winged helix-turn-helix transcriptional regulator, which encodes MSTPRTLDRTLLALADPTRRAILQRLSAGEARVTEVAKPFSMSLNAVSKHILVLERAKLVQRRKEGRDHYLSYRPEPLDAAAQWIESTRTFWSSRLDTLEKLLREEDNNQR
- a CDS encoding SRPBCC domain-containing protein produces the protein MTPRNYTRTLSLGRTPQEVFDAIGNVAAWWTINVDGGTRAVGDEFTVQFGDVHLTKQHITEAEPAKRIAWVVTESHLPWLKDVEEWKGTTIVFDIVATPKGSDLTFTHIGLTPQVECFEQCEKGWDYFIGTSLLQFITEGMGLPDTTQRSHMDTIGHVHPTNA